The following coding sequences are from one Triticum aestivum cultivar Chinese Spring chromosome 5A, IWGSC CS RefSeq v2.1, whole genome shotgun sequence window:
- the LOC123106428 gene encoding uncharacterized protein, protein MPFVPACVQCGTRSNPCRCKVVGPTLGFVAFVVTGVVEWPLGAAVYLFRRRKGRRIMGHPARVVYPRVTTAIPI, encoded by the coding sequence ATGCCGTTTGTGCCGGCGTGCGTGCAGTGCGGGACGCGGAGCAACCCGTGCCGGTGCAAGGTGGTCGGGCCGACGCTGGGGTTCGTGGCCTTCGTGGTCACCGGCGTGGTGGAGTGGCCGCTGGGCGCGGCGGTGTAcctgttccgccgccgcaagggaCGCCGCATCATGGGACACCCGGCCAGGGTCGTCTACCCGCGCGTCACCACGGCCATCCCCATCTAA